From one Streptomyces sp. SCSIO 30461 genomic stretch:
- the acnA gene encoding aconitate hydratase AcnA, with protein MSANSFDARSTLRVGDESYEIFRLDKVEGSARLPYSLKVLLENLLRTEDGANITADHIRALAGWDSQAQPSQEIQFTPARVIMQDFTGVPCVVDLATMREAVKELGGDPAKINPLAPAELVIDHSVIADKFGTPDAFGQNVELEYGRNKERYQFLRWGQTAFDEFKVVPPGTGIVHQVNIEHLARTVMVRGGQAYPDTLVGTDSHTTMVNGLGVLGWGVGGIEAEAAMLGQPVSMLIPRVVGFKLTGELTPGTTATDLVLTITEMLRKHGVVGKFVEFYGEGVAATSLANRATIGNMSPEFGSTAAIFPIDGETLNYLRLTGRSEQQVALVEAYAKEQGLWLDPAAEPDFSEKLELDLSTVVPSIAGPKRPQDRIVLANAAQQFALDVRNYVDDADEAGKESFPASDAPASTNGVPSRPTTVTAPDGSTYEIDHGAVTVAAITSCTNTSNPYVMVAAALVAKKAVEKGLTRKPWVKTTLAPGSKVVTDYFDKAGLTPYLDKVGFNLVGYGCTTCIGNSGPLPEEVSKAVNEHDLAVTSVLSGNRNFEGRINPDVKMNYLASPPLVVAYALAGSMKVDITRDALGTDTEGNPVYLKDIWPSEAEVNDVVANAIGEDMFSKSYRDVFAGDAQWQALPIPTGNTFEWDAESTYVRKPPYFEGVTMETTPVTDITGARVLAKLGDSVTTDHISPAGAIKADTPAGKYLTEHGVERRDFNSYGSRRGNHEVMIRGTFANIRLRNQIAPGTEGGYTRDFTQADAPVSFIYDASRNYIDQGIPLVVLAGKEYGSGSSRDWAAKGTALLGVKAVIAESYERIHRSNLIGMGVLPLQFPEGATAESLGLTGEEVYSIAGVTDLNDGTTPRTVKVSTDTGVEFDAVVRIDTPGEADYYRNGGIMQYVLRQLAGS; from the coding sequence GTGTCGGCGAACAGCTTCGACGCCCGCAGCACGCTGCGCGTGGGCGACGAGTCGTACGAGATCTTCCGGCTGGACAAGGTCGAGGGCTCCGCCCGCCTTCCCTACAGCCTCAAGGTCCTGCTGGAGAACCTGCTCCGCACCGAGGACGGCGCCAACATCACCGCCGACCACATCCGGGCCCTCGCCGGTTGGGACTCGCAGGCGCAGCCGAGTCAGGAGATCCAGTTCACGCCGGCCCGCGTGATCATGCAGGACTTCACCGGTGTGCCCTGTGTCGTGGACCTGGCCACCATGCGTGAGGCCGTGAAGGAACTCGGCGGCGACCCGGCGAAGATCAACCCGCTGGCTCCGGCCGAGCTGGTCATCGACCACTCCGTGATCGCCGACAAGTTCGGCACCCCGGACGCCTTCGGCCAGAACGTGGAGCTGGAGTACGGCCGCAACAAGGAGCGCTACCAGTTCCTGCGCTGGGGCCAGACCGCCTTCGACGAGTTCAAGGTCGTGCCGCCCGGTACCGGCATCGTCCACCAGGTGAACATCGAGCACCTCGCCCGTACGGTCATGGTCCGGGGCGGTCAGGCGTACCCCGACACCCTCGTCGGCACCGACTCGCACACCACCATGGTCAACGGCCTCGGCGTGCTGGGCTGGGGCGTCGGCGGTATCGAGGCCGAGGCCGCCATGCTGGGCCAGCCGGTCTCCATGCTCATCCCGCGCGTCGTCGGCTTCAAGCTCACCGGTGAGCTCACACCCGGCACCACCGCCACCGACCTGGTGCTCACGATCACCGAGATGCTGCGCAAGCACGGCGTCGTCGGCAAGTTCGTGGAGTTCTACGGTGAGGGTGTCGCCGCCACCTCGCTCGCCAACCGCGCCACCATCGGCAACATGTCGCCGGAGTTCGGCTCCACCGCCGCGATCTTCCCGATCGACGGCGAGACCCTGAACTACCTGCGCCTGACCGGCCGCAGTGAGCAGCAGGTCGCGCTGGTCGAGGCGTACGCCAAGGAGCAGGGGCTCTGGCTCGACCCGGCCGCCGAGCCCGACTTCTCCGAGAAGCTGGAGCTCGACCTCTCCACCGTCGTCCCCTCGATCGCCGGCCCGAAGCGGCCGCAGGACCGCATCGTCCTCGCGAACGCCGCCCAGCAGTTCGCCCTGGACGTACGCAACTACGTGGACGACGCCGACGAGGCGGGCAAGGAGTCCTTCCCGGCCTCCGACGCCCCGGCGTCCACCAACGGTGTCCCGTCCCGCCCGACCACGGTCACGGCCCCCGACGGCTCCACCTACGAGATCGACCACGGCGCCGTCACCGTCGCCGCGATCACCTCTTGCACCAACACCTCGAACCCGTACGTCATGGTCGCCGCCGCGCTCGTGGCCAAGAAGGCGGTCGAGAAGGGCCTGACCCGCAAGCCGTGGGTCAAGACCACCCTCGCCCCGGGCTCCAAGGTCGTCACCGACTACTTCGACAAGGCGGGCCTGACCCCGTACCTCGACAAGGTCGGCTTCAACCTGGTCGGCTACGGTTGCACCACCTGCATCGGCAACTCCGGCCCGCTGCCGGAGGAGGTCTCCAAGGCCGTCAACGAGCACGACCTGGCCGTCACCTCGGTGCTCTCCGGCAACCGGAACTTCGAGGGCCGGATCAACCCCGACGTCAAGATGAACTACCTGGCGTCCCCGCCGCTGGTCGTGGCCTACGCCCTCGCGGGCTCCATGAAGGTGGACATCACCCGTGACGCGCTCGGCACCGACACCGAGGGCAACCCGGTCTACCTGAAGGACATCTGGCCCTCCGAGGCCGAGGTCAACGACGTCGTGGCCAACGCCATCGGCGAGGACATGTTCAGCAAGTCCTACCGGGACGTCTTCGCGGGCGACGCCCAGTGGCAGGCTCTGCCGATCCCGACCGGCAACACCTTCGAGTGGGACGCCGAGTCGACCTACGTCCGCAAGCCCCCGTACTTCGAGGGCGTGACGATGGAGACCACCCCGGTCACCGACATCACCGGCGCCCGCGTACTGGCCAAGCTGGGCGACTCGGTCACCACCGACCACATCTCCCCGGCCGGTGCGATCAAGGCCGACACCCCGGCCGGCAAGTACCTCACCGAGCACGGTGTGGAGCGTCGTGACTTCAACTCCTACGGCTCGCGCCGAGGCAACCACGAGGTCATGATCCGCGGTACGTTCGCCAACATCCGCCTGCGCAACCAGATCGCGCCGGGCACCGAGGGCGGCTACACCCGCGACTTCACCCAGGCCGACGCGCCGGTTTCGTTCATCTACGACGCCTCCCGCAACTACATCGACCAGGGCATCCCGCTCGTCGTGCTGGCGGGCAAGGAGTACGGCTCCGGATCGTCCCGCGACTGGGCCGCCAAGGGCACCGCGCTCCTCGGCGTCAAGGCCGTCATCGCCGAGTCCTACGAGCGCATCCACCGCTCGAACCTCATCGGCATGGGCGTCCTCCCGCTCCAGTTCCCCGAGGGCGCCACGGCGGAGTCCCTCGGCCTGACGGGTGAGGAGGTCTACTCCATCGCCGGCGTGACCGACCTCAACGACGGCACCACGCCCCGCACGGTCAAGGTCAGCACGGACACCGGTGTGGAGTTCGACGCGGTGGTCCGCATCGACACCCCCGGTGAGGCGGACTACTACCGCAACGGCGGCATCATGCAGTACGTGCTGCGCCAACTCGCCGGTTCTTGA
- a CDS encoding TniB family NTP-binding protein — MTAPYGPLAPFANGPREPERHLTSLSGWRSFVDDQPVIPALLSAAERAALSPAELTRYDEDRLDHHTRLLVVATSTVQHTVTCGRRLVLLNRHAVSARCGLIVSGPADTGKTTAITQLGRAHELLDRARHPGVSDRIPVVYITVPPAATARMVAVEFARFLGLPVRVRSNITDILETVCGVLTDARVGLVLVDELHNISLTTRSGAEVSDTLKYFSERIPATFVYAGINVERAGLFDGTRGEQIAGRFTLVPTAPLPYNTEWQGLVATLEDSLRLHDHQPGSLIALDRYLHDRTDGMIGSLSHLIRGAALDTILTGSEKITKESLQAIPFDHSSESS; from the coding sequence ATGACCGCACCGTACGGCCCGCTCGCCCCCTTCGCCAACGGTCCGCGCGAGCCCGAGCGGCATCTGACGAGCCTGTCCGGCTGGCGATCCTTCGTCGACGATCAGCCCGTCATACCCGCGCTGCTGAGTGCGGCCGAGCGGGCCGCACTCAGCCCGGCGGAGCTGACCCGCTACGACGAGGACCGCCTGGACCATCACACCCGACTGCTGGTGGTGGCGACGTCAACCGTCCAGCACACCGTCACCTGCGGCCGCCGCCTGGTCCTGCTGAACCGGCACGCGGTCAGTGCCCGGTGCGGGTTGATCGTCTCCGGTCCGGCCGACACGGGGAAGACCACCGCGATCACCCAGCTCGGCCGGGCCCACGAGCTCCTCGACCGGGCCCGCCATCCCGGGGTGAGTGACCGCATCCCGGTCGTCTACATCACCGTCCCGCCCGCCGCGACGGCCCGGATGGTAGCGGTGGAGTTCGCCCGTTTCCTCGGCCTGCCGGTCCGCGTCCGCTCGAACATCACCGACATCCTGGAAACCGTCTGCGGCGTCCTCACGGACGCCCGCGTGGGCCTGGTCCTCGTCGACGAGCTGCACAACATCTCGCTGACGACCAGGTCCGGCGCCGAGGTCTCCGACACCCTGAAGTACTTCTCCGAGCGTATTCCCGCCACGTTCGTCTACGCAGGGATCAACGTCGAGCGGGCGGGGCTGTTCGACGGCACCCGCGGCGAGCAGATCGCCGGACGTTTCACCCTCGTCCCCACCGCGCCGTTGCCCTACAACACGGAATGGCAGGGGCTGGTGGCCACCTTGGAAGACTCGCTGCGGCTGCACGACCACCAGCCCGGCAGCCTCATCGCTCTCGATCGGTATCTGCATGACCGCACCGACGGCATGATCGGCTCCCTGTCCCACCTGATCAGAGGCGCTGCCCTGGACACGATCCTGACCGGCAGCGAGAAGATCACGAAGGAGAGTCTCCAAGCGATCCCTTTTGACCACAGTTCGGAATCCAGCTGA
- a CDS encoding helix-turn-helix domain-containing protein yields the protein MARMRPSSSAVRSRADQVRPGEYPERRLVVDDLDLPPLAGLAARLAHEAPVRRQLRRDRGPEESVIDQVGPPGDGCAFGEGGHEGLLDGGRAPVREHRCLHLVGVATTAMWSLMWDRKGYARTRARDVAAAAGVSTSAIGYHFGTTDALLDSALLDGLEGWSATSDARLRDVPRHPVRERIAQSWASAVDSFSGYRGLLAASFELIARADDDPETQRRLRAAVIGARRELAQQLLGLTRPRTRRSRSRRVPSATSCSAGSSSNG from the coding sequence ATGGCCAGGATGCGGCCGTCCTCGAGCGCCGTGCGTTCCCGGGCGGACCAGGTCCGGCCGGGTGAGTACCCGGAACGTCGCCTCGTCGTCGACGACCTCGATCTGCCGCCGCTCGCCGGACTCGCCGCCCGCCTGGCGCATGAGGCTCCAGTGAGGCGCCAGCTCCGGCGTGACAGAGGGCCTGAGGAGTCGGTCATCGACCAGGTGGGTCCCCCGGGCGATGGGTGTGCCTTCGGGGAAGGCGGTCACGAGGGCCTTCTCGACGGCGGCCGGGCCCCTGTCCGCGAACATCGGTGCCTCCACCTGGTCGGGGTGGCGACGACCGCCATGTGGTCGCTCATGTGGGACCGAAAGGGATATGCGAGGACCCGGGCGCGAGACGTCGCGGCGGCCGCCGGGGTCAGCACTTCGGCCATCGGCTACCACTTCGGCACCACGGACGCACTGCTCGACTCCGCCCTGCTCGATGGCCTGGAAGGGTGGTCGGCCACGTCGGACGCGCGGTTGCGGGACGTTCCCCGGCATCCGGTTCGGGAACGGATCGCGCAAAGCTGGGCCAGCGCCGTCGATTCGTTCTCCGGCTACCGCGGGTTGCTCGCCGCGTCCTTCGAGCTGATCGCCCGCGCCGACGACGACCCGGAGACCCAGCGGAGACTGCGCGCCGCCGTCATCGGGGCCCGCCGGGAACTGGCGCAGCAGCTCCTCGGATTGACCCGGCCGCGGACTCGGAGATCGCGGAGCAGGCGGGTGCCTTCTGCTACGTCTTGCTCAGCGGGCTCATCGTCCAATGGCTGA
- a CDS encoding ScbR family autoregulator-binding transcription factor yields the protein MAEQERAIRTRRAILLAAARVFEERGYQTATISEILSAAGVTKGALYFHFQSKDELAQGVLAAQDQNLVIPDRPSKIQEIVDIVSLHTYRLLTDPMVRAGVRLTMDQLAHGLDRSGPFRSWAVPVRERLERAQAQGELLPHVVPAETADIIVGAYAGIQSMSQALSDYQDLVVRVSALLRHLLPSIAHSSVLTATDISESRGNRVYEEALRHTETLTATI from the coding sequence GTGGCGGAGCAGGAACGGGCCATCCGTACACGTCGCGCCATCCTGCTGGCAGCGGCCAGGGTCTTCGAGGAGCGCGGCTACCAGACAGCGACCATCTCCGAGATCCTCTCCGCGGCAGGTGTAACCAAGGGCGCCCTCTACTTCCACTTCCAGTCGAAGGACGAACTGGCGCAGGGCGTACTGGCCGCGCAGGACCAGAACCTCGTGATCCCCGACCGCCCGAGCAAGATCCAGGAGATCGTGGACATCGTCTCGCTGCACACCTACCGGCTGCTGACCGACCCCATGGTCCGGGCGGGCGTGCGGCTCACGATGGACCAGTTGGCCCATGGCCTCGACCGCAGCGGCCCGTTTCGCAGTTGGGCCGTCCCGGTCCGGGAACGGCTCGAGAGAGCCCAGGCCCAAGGCGAGTTGCTCCCCCACGTCGTACCGGCCGAGACCGCCGACATCATCGTGGGAGCGTACGCCGGCATCCAGTCCATGTCCCAGGCGCTCAGCGACTACCAGGACCTCGTGGTCCGGGTCTCCGCGCTGCTGCGGCACCTGCTGCCCAGCATCGCCCACTCCTCGGTCCTGACGGCCACGGATATCTCCGAGAGCCGCGGCAACCGTGTGTACGAAGAGGCTCTGCGGCACACCGAGACCCTCACCGCCACAATCTGA